The Acidobacteriota bacterium genome includes a window with the following:
- a CDS encoding FkbM family methyltransferase has translation MRPPLSKAWLRLLAATAVRQRSRHRLYRFRFRPAPAGALRVHITPRFGSDRAGATVTLRPSTSDRRVFEQIFLDDEYDLRSLARWPELDAAARAEPSALILDLGANIGLAALALHFQLPTARILAVEPDPANFAQLQRNTAALPAISPLHAAVAAHDGWAHIANPGAATAGLRTEPAAPGAAGAIPARSIASLCAGAAPLLVKMDIEGAERDLFSADGGSSEEPGAPAGGPCRESKPALPATNGSDQGKKWRATAAWLASTRLLIVEPHDWAFPGQALSQPLLAALAARAGDVVVRGEHLFCWR, from the coding sequence ATGCGCCCCCCGCTCAGCAAAGCCTGGCTCCGCCTGCTGGCCGCAACCGCCGTGCGCCAGCGCAGCCGCCATCGCCTCTACCGCTTCCGCTTCCGTCCCGCGCCCGCCGGCGCCCTGCGCGTTCACATCACCCCGCGCTTCGGCTCCGACCGCGCTGGTGCCACCGTCACCCTCCGCCCCTCGACCAGCGACCGCCGCGTCTTCGAGCAGATCTTCCTCGACGATGAGTACGACCTCCGCTCCCTCGCCCGCTGGCCCGAGCTCGATGCCGCTGCCCGCGCGGAACCGTCGGCCCTCATCCTCGATCTCGGCGCCAACATCGGCCTCGCCGCGCTCGCCCTGCACTTCCAGCTCCCCACCGCCCGCATCCTCGCCGTCGAACCCGATCCCGCCAACTTCGCCCAGCTTCAGCGCAACACCGCCGCCCTCCCCGCCATCTCCCCGCTGCACGCTGCCGTCGCCGCCCACGACGGCTGGGCGCACATCGCCAACCCCGGCGCCGCGACCGCCGGCCTCCGCACCGAACCTGCCGCACCCGGCGCCGCCGGCGCGATCCCCGCCCGCAGCATCGCGTCGCTCTGCGCCGGCGCCGCCCCGCTCCTCGTCAAAATGGATATCGAAGGCGCCGAGCGCGATCTGTTTTCCGCCGATGGCGGCAGCTCGGAGGAGCCCGGAGCGCCAGCCGGCGGACCCTGCCGGGAATCGAAGCCCGCACTCCCAGCGACCAACGGGAGCGACCAGGGCAAAAAGTGGCGAGCCACCGCCGCCTGGCTCGCCTCCACCCGCCTGCTCATCGTCGAACCCCACGACTGGGCCTTCCCCGGTCAGGCCCTCTCGCAGCCTCTGCTCGCCGCGCTCGCCGCCCGCGCCGGCGACGTCGTCGTCCGCGGCGAGCACCTCTTCTGCTGGCGCTGA
- a CDS encoding PIN domain-containing protein — translation MTTAIDSSVLLDIFSDRSTYAEPSERAANLARDRGKVVACAVAWAEAATRFSDMAKFRAAMASLRIDFDPFDAASAELASQIWNQYRSAGGAREHMIPDFLIGAHALVRADALLTRDAGFFRAYFRGLRVIY, via the coding sequence ATGACCACCGCGATCGATAGCTCTGTCCTGCTCGATATTTTTAGCGACCGCTCCACCTACGCTGAGCCCTCGGAACGCGCCGCGAACTTGGCTCGGGACCGAGGTAAGGTAGTCGCCTGCGCCGTGGCTTGGGCCGAGGCCGCTACCCGCTTCAGCGATATGGCGAAGTTTCGCGCCGCCATGGCGTCGCTCCGCATCGACTTCGATCCGTTCGATGCGGCCAGCGCTGAGCTAGCCAGCCAAATTTGGAATCAGTACCGTTCTGCCGGTGGCGCCCGCGAACACATGATTCCCGATTTCCTCATCGGTGCCCACGCCCTCGTCCGCGCCGACGCCCTCCTCACCCGCGACGCCGGCTTCTTCCGCGCCTACTTTCGCGGCCTGCGGGTGATCTACTGA
- a CDS encoding AbrB/MazE/SpoVT family DNA-binding domain-containing protein, producing MKTTVVVGERGQVTIPKKLRDRLGIVPGDHLEFSERQGRLVAQRSDGDYAARLQSVVGILPPFDVDAYLRELRGPAFNPEMDPPSLGPAAERRIAAFVAQARKARRLQEQQGRARGPRRAAK from the coding sequence ATGAAAACCACCGTTGTGGTCGGCGAGCGCGGCCAGGTCACCATCCCCAAAAAGCTGCGCGACCGCCTCGGCATTGTCCCGGGTGACCATCTCGAATTCAGCGAGCGTCAGGGCCGTCTGGTCGCCCAGCGCAGCGATGGCGACTACGCCGCCCGCCTGCAGAGCGTCGTCGGCATCCTGCCGCCCTTTGACGTCGACGCCTACCTGCGCGAACTCCGCGGCCCCGCCTTCAATCCGGAGATGGATCCGCCCAGTCTTGGCCCCGCCGCCGAACGCAGGATCGCCGCCTTCGTCGCCCAGGCACGCAAGGCACGCCGCTTGCAGGAACAGCAAGGTCGCGCGCGTGGCCCACGCCGCGCCGCGAAATGA